A stretch of Kyrpidia spormannii DNA encodes these proteins:
- a CDS encoding UDP-N-acetylmuramoyl-L-alanyl-D-glutamate--2,6-diaminopimelate ligase, whose amino-acid sequence MRLQDLVGALLHVRVVGEISAVEVTDVTADSRTAGPGSLFIALRGHTVDGHAFVDEARRSGAVAAVVEDCLDTPLPQIVVPDTRRAAAVLAAVFFRHPSRAMRVIGVTGTNGKTSVTHLIDHLLRGSGARTGLIGTIQTRIGDWSSEAVNTTPEAVELQRLFAQMRDAGVSHAVMEVSSHALELDRVAGTRFHTAVFTNLTQDHLDFHGSMEAYREAKGKLFARLGNEYGDTRADQAFAVVNLDDPVGKWMARQTTAQTVTYGVDRPADLRAREVEVDTRGVRFVAEIEGRRTRVQVPLPGRFSVYNTLAAMGAGWIQGLDLDWMADQLARVSGVPGRMERVDAGQPFGVVVDYAHTPDSLDNVLQALREVTSGRLIVVFGCGGDRDRTKRPLMGRIAYTRADYAILTSDNPRTEDPERILDDIEAGLREIGADTSRYERISDRTEAIRRAIHLAGEKDVVLIAGKGHETYQIIGRRKFPFDDRVEARKALDALYTPGGR is encoded by the coding sequence GTGAGATTGCAAGATTTGGTGGGCGCTTTATTGCATGTGCGGGTGGTGGGGGAGATCTCGGCGGTGGAGGTGACCGATGTCACCGCCGATTCCCGCACCGCCGGGCCGGGCAGTCTGTTTATTGCTCTCCGGGGCCACACGGTGGATGGGCATGCTTTCGTAGACGAGGCGCGCCGGTCCGGCGCGGTGGCGGCGGTGGTGGAGGATTGCCTGGACACACCTCTGCCCCAGATCGTGGTGCCCGACACCCGCCGGGCGGCCGCTGTACTGGCGGCGGTATTTTTCCGACACCCCTCCAGGGCCATGCGGGTGATCGGCGTGACCGGGACGAACGGGAAAACCAGTGTGACCCATTTGATTGATCATCTCCTTCGGGGCAGCGGAGCCCGGACGGGACTGATCGGCACCATCCAGACCCGGATCGGCGACTGGAGCTCAGAAGCGGTCAACACTACCCCGGAAGCGGTGGAGTTGCAACGCCTCTTCGCGCAGATGAGAGACGCGGGGGTGAGCCACGCGGTGATGGAAGTCTCCTCCCACGCCCTGGAGTTGGACCGGGTTGCCGGGACACGTTTTCACACCGCCGTTTTCACCAACCTCACCCAGGACCACCTGGATTTTCACGGATCGATGGAGGCGTACCGGGAGGCGAAGGGGAAACTGTTCGCCCGGCTGGGGAATGAGTATGGCGATACCCGGGCGGATCAAGCCTTTGCCGTGGTGAACCTCGACGACCCGGTGGGAAAATGGATGGCCCGGCAAACCACGGCTCAGACCGTAACCTACGGGGTGGACCGCCCCGCCGATCTGCGCGCCCGGGAGGTGGAGGTCGACACCCGGGGCGTACGGTTTGTGGCGGAGATCGAGGGCCGGCGGACTCGGGTGCAAGTGCCGCTGCCCGGCAGGTTCAGCGTTTACAACACCTTGGCGGCCATGGGGGCGGGTTGGATCCAGGGGCTCGACCTGGACTGGATGGCGGACCAATTGGCTCGGGTCAGCGGAGTTCCAGGGCGGATGGAACGGGTGGATGCCGGGCAGCCCTTCGGGGTGGTGGTGGATTATGCCCATACGCCCGACAGCTTGGACAATGTCCTGCAGGCCCTTCGGGAGGTTACGTCAGGGCGGTTGATCGTCGTGTTCGGCTGCGGCGGTGACCGGGATCGGACCAAGCGACCGCTGATGGGGCGCATCGCCTACACCAGGGCGGATTATGCCATTTTAACGTCCGATAATCCCCGCACCGAGGATCCGGAGCGAATCTTGGATGACATTGAGGCGGGCCTTCGGGAAATCGGCGCGGACACCTCCCGGTATGAACGGATTTCCGATCGGACCGAGGCGATTCGCCGGGCGATCCACTTGGCCGGGGAGAAGGATGTGGTGCTCATCGCAGGCAAGGGGCACGAGACGTACCAAATCATTGGCAGACGCAAGTTTCCCTTTGATGACCGGGTGGAGGCTCGAAAAGCCTTGGATGCTCTTTATACTCCCGGCGGTCGGTAG
- the mraY gene encoding phospho-N-acetylmuramoyl-pentapeptide-transferase, with the protein MMQAVWLTAGTAFVVAVLLGPLFIPVLRRLKIGQSIREEGPVSHKKKSGTPTMGGTIILLATAVTVWQFAGRSPAALLAIGATLAFGLIGFIDDYIKVVKRRNLGLTARQKLLAQGTVAVLFFLALARFHGFSFDVYIPLVGVTWHLGGLYLPFLALVLIGTSNAVNLTDGLDGLAAGTAAIALGTYVVVAWWNSQYDLVVFCAAMMGALLGFLVFNAHPARVFMGDTGSLAIGAALASAAVLTKTEFWLILIGGVFVAEALSVMIQVFAFQTFGRRVFRMSPLHHHFELGGWSEWRVVSTFWAVGLCLSAGALVLYARG; encoded by the coding sequence ATGATGCAGGCGGTCTGGTTGACAGCGGGAACGGCTTTTGTGGTGGCCGTTCTCCTCGGGCCTCTGTTTATTCCCGTGCTGCGCCGACTCAAGATCGGCCAGAGCATCCGCGAGGAGGGGCCGGTGTCCCACAAGAAAAAATCCGGGACTCCGACCATGGGGGGGACGATTATTCTTTTGGCGACGGCGGTCACGGTATGGCAGTTCGCCGGTCGTTCGCCTGCGGCGTTATTGGCGATTGGGGCCACCCTCGCCTTTGGACTCATCGGTTTTATCGATGACTATATCAAAGTGGTGAAACGGAGGAATCTCGGCCTGACTGCCCGGCAAAAACTGCTCGCTCAAGGGACGGTGGCGGTGCTCTTTTTTCTAGCCCTGGCGAGATTCCACGGCTTTTCTTTTGACGTGTATATTCCGCTGGTCGGTGTGACGTGGCATCTCGGGGGACTGTATCTTCCCTTCCTGGCCCTGGTGCTCATCGGGACCTCCAATGCAGTGAATCTAACCGATGGACTGGATGGCTTGGCTGCCGGGACCGCGGCCATCGCCTTGGGAACCTATGTGGTGGTGGCATGGTGGAACAGTCAGTATGACTTGGTGGTGTTCTGCGCGGCGATGATGGGGGCGCTGCTCGGATTTCTCGTCTTCAACGCCCACCCGGCCCGGGTGTTTATGGGGGATACGGGGTCTCTCGCCATCGGAGCGGCTCTGGCGTCAGCGGCGGTCTTGACGAAAACGGAGTTTTGGCTGATCCTGATCGGCGGGGTATTCGTGGCTGAGGCCCTGTCCGTGATGATTCAAGTGTTTGCCTTTCAGACTTTTGGCCGAAGGGTGTTTCGAATGAGCCCGTTGCACCACCATTTTGAGCTCGGCGGCTGGTCCGAGTGGCGGGTGGTGAGCACCTTTTGGGCGGTCGGACTGTGTCTATCGGCCGGGGCGTTGGTTTTGTACGCCAGGGGCTAG
- the murD gene encoding UDP-N-acetylmuramoyl-L-alanine--D-glutamate ligase, giving the protein MVNEWAGARVLVVGLARSGAAVARLLLRHGAQVTITDRRRAEELGEEANELAQIGARLVVGGHPESLFDQPWDEVVKNPGVPYSAYPVTEAIRRGIPVVTELEVAWRIRPENWLAITGTNGKTTTTSWVGHMLEAAGVPHRVAGNIGVPLCDVVEAIDSKEWLVAELSSFQLQGTLRFRPHIGAILNIYPAHLDYHGSLEAYAAAKKNMFVNQGPEDYAVLNGGRKDEHHLMAGVRARPAQFGGPRRPGVPGMAVEGDRVLWWDGFRTEPVCAVSDVALPGEHNLENFLAAGTLAVLAGASLSAVAASGRTFRGVEHRMEFVRQWQGVTFYNDSKATNPEAAFRALGAFPKNVIWIAGGLDRGDDYRRLLPLLQEGRVKTVLTMGQSGPRIAALAEEVEIPFRKVSDVEEAVRIAASLARGGDVVLLSPAAASWDQYRSFEERGRMFKEAVNKL; this is encoded by the coding sequence GTGGTAAATGAGTGGGCCGGGGCACGGGTGTTGGTGGTTGGTTTGGCTCGAAGCGGGGCAGCGGTGGCCCGCCTCCTCCTTCGGCATGGCGCACAAGTCACGATTACGGACCGACGGCGGGCGGAGGAGTTGGGGGAAGAGGCCAACGAGCTGGCGCAGATTGGGGCTCGGTTGGTGGTGGGGGGTCATCCGGAGAGCCTCTTTGACCAACCATGGGACGAGGTGGTGAAAAATCCGGGGGTTCCCTACAGTGCCTATCCGGTGACCGAGGCGATCCGCCGGGGCATCCCGGTGGTGACAGAACTGGAAGTGGCCTGGCGCATTCGTCCAGAGAATTGGCTCGCGATTACGGGCACCAACGGCAAAACCACCACCACGTCCTGGGTCGGCCATATGCTGGAGGCGGCCGGGGTGCCTCACCGGGTGGCCGGGAATATCGGTGTGCCGCTGTGCGATGTGGTGGAGGCCATCGATTCGAAAGAATGGCTTGTGGCGGAGTTGTCCAGTTTCCAGCTGCAGGGGACCCTTCGGTTTCGCCCGCACATCGGTGCGATTCTCAACATCTATCCCGCTCACCTGGATTATCATGGAAGTCTCGAAGCCTACGCGGCAGCCAAAAAGAACATGTTTGTCAACCAGGGACCGGAGGATTACGCGGTCCTGAACGGCGGCCGGAAAGACGAGCACCACTTGATGGCGGGCGTTCGGGCACGGCCCGCCCAGTTTGGCGGGCCGCGGCGGCCGGGGGTTCCGGGCATGGCGGTGGAGGGCGACCGCGTCCTCTGGTGGGACGGCTTTCGGACAGAACCGGTCTGCGCCGTGAGCGACGTGGCGCTTCCCGGAGAACACAATTTAGAGAACTTCTTGGCCGCGGGGACCTTGGCCGTGTTGGCCGGGGCCTCGTTGTCGGCGGTGGCTGCCTCGGGTCGTACTTTTCGCGGCGTCGAACACCGGATGGAGTTCGTGCGCCAATGGCAAGGAGTGACCTTTTACAACGATTCGAAGGCGACGAACCCCGAGGCGGCATTCCGGGCGCTCGGAGCCTTTCCGAAGAATGTGATCTGGATTGCCGGGGGGCTGGATCGTGGAGACGATTATCGCCGACTCTTGCCCCTGCTCCAAGAGGGCAGGGTAAAAACGGTGCTGACGATGGGGCAATCGGGGCCGCGGATCGCCGCCTTGGCGGAAGAGGTGGAGATACCCTTCCGCAAGGTTTCGGATGTCGAAGAAGCGGTGCGGATAGCGGCCTCTTTGGCTCGGGGAGGGGATGTGGTGCTGCTGTCCCCGGCGGCGGCCAGTTGGGATCAGTATCGATCTTTTGAAGAGCGTGGCCGCATGTTCAAAGAGGCGGTGAATAAACTGTAG
- the spoVE gene encoding stage V sporulation protein E: protein MPDRDRAPDLLLLTVTLLLLGLGVVMVYSASAVLADQRYGDPFYYAKRQLMWAALGVVMMFVMMRLDYRRLRPLAKPVLWLCLLMLVIVLTPIGAVRGGARAWLGVGTLGIQPSEFAKLGFILFFADWLARPATKIESFWRGLAPALGLVAVAVGLIMLEPDLGQTVVLVGTMGVLIFVAGARVRHLVALGMSAVPVFAALVAVAPYRLGRVVAFLDPWKYPLTEGYHIIQSLYALGPGGLFGLGLGRSRQKFLYLPEPQTDFIFAILAEELGFIGAATVLLLFAALVWRGIYVAMRAPDGFGSLLATGIVAMIGVQVLINVGVVTGSMPVTGITLPLISYGGSSLVLMLTGIGILLNISRHAVRS from the coding sequence ATGCCCGACCGGGACCGCGCGCCGGATCTGCTGCTGTTGACGGTCACCCTTCTTTTGCTCGGCCTCGGCGTGGTGATGGTGTACAGCGCCAGCGCCGTCTTAGCCGATCAGCGGTACGGCGACCCTTTCTATTATGCGAAGCGCCAATTGATGTGGGCCGCCCTCGGGGTCGTGATGATGTTTGTCATGATGCGCCTGGATTATCGGAGGCTAAGGCCTCTGGCCAAACCAGTGCTCTGGCTGTGCCTCCTCATGCTGGTGATCGTTCTCACCCCCATCGGTGCAGTGCGGGGGGGAGCCAGGGCATGGCTCGGGGTGGGTACCCTCGGCATTCAGCCCAGTGAATTTGCGAAACTGGGGTTTATTTTGTTTTTTGCCGATTGGTTGGCCAGGCCCGCGACGAAGATCGAGTCTTTTTGGAGGGGTTTAGCGCCGGCGCTGGGCCTGGTGGCGGTGGCCGTAGGACTGATCATGTTGGAACCGGACCTCGGCCAGACGGTGGTTCTCGTGGGGACTATGGGGGTGCTGATTTTCGTGGCCGGTGCCCGGGTCCGGCACTTGGTGGCACTCGGGATGTCGGCGGTGCCGGTGTTTGCAGCCCTGGTGGCGGTGGCGCCCTACCGGTTGGGACGGGTGGTGGCCTTCCTCGATCCGTGGAAATATCCTTTGACCGAGGGCTATCATATTATTCAGTCTCTATATGCTTTGGGGCCCGGCGGGTTGTTTGGGCTGGGCCTCGGGAGGAGCCGGCAGAAGTTTCTTTACCTGCCCGAACCGCAGACCGATTTTATTTTTGCCATCCTGGCTGAGGAACTGGGTTTTATCGGGGCGGCCACCGTTCTTCTACTTTTTGCCGCCCTGGTCTGGCGGGGGATCTACGTGGCGATGCGGGCCCCGGATGGGTTTGGCAGCCTATTGGCTACCGGGATCGTGGCGATGATCGGGGTTCAGGTGTTGATCAATGTCGGTGTGGTCACGGGCTCCATGCCGGTAACCGGCATCACCTTGCCCCTGATCAGTTATGGGGGGTCCTCTTTGGTGCTCATGTTGACAGGAATCGGGATTCTGTTAAATATCTCAAGGCATGCGGTGAGAAGCTGA